In Persicobacter psychrovividus, the genomic window CAATAGAGTTAACCTGACAAGTTCTCCAGCTAACTGTGATTTGAAACCCTATTTGGGACTTTATCAGGTCGTTGAATCAGCTAACTTTATCCTGGAAACAGCGCCATCATTCTTTAAGGACGATGCTCAACTTCAGGACCTTAAAGGTCAGGCTTATTTTCTTCGCGCCTTGGCAGATTTCAAATTGGTGAAGAATTATGGGGGTGTGCCGTTGGTAAATAAAGTAATGACCAACGATAGCGAGGAAACCAAAGCTTTCCAACCAAAAAATGCAACACCTGAGGAGATCTATGCGCAAGTATTGGCTGATTTGGCCAAAGCCGAGACCATGATCAAAAATACTACGGATGTTCAGCACCCAACCGTAAATGCGGTTTATGCTTTGAGAACCCGTGTTTACCTTTTTATTGCTGATGAGGAAGCAGGAAAAGTGAATGGCTTGACAAAAGAGCAGGCTTTGGAAGAGGTGGTAAAGAATGCGGATAAGGTAACAGGCGTTTCTTTGGTACCAGCGAAAGATTTTTTGAATTATTTCAATGGTCAAAATTCAGCGGACGAAACAATCTTTGAGTTTGGCGTAACCGCAGATAATTCCAATGGAACCAATAATCAGGGGAACCTTTACCTTCATGACGGATACAACGCATTCTGTGCGAACCCAACGCTATTGGCAGTCTTCAAAAAAGGAGATGTTCGTGACGATTTCATGAGAAAGGCATACCATTTGTCTTCTGCAGGTGATACCATTAAATATGTGTTCCCAGAAAAATTCAAAGAAGCAAGTGGTGTATTTGGCTTAACAGCTCCAAAAATCCTTCGCTATGCTGAAGTATTATTGAATAAAGCAGAAGCTTTGGCGCAGTTGAACAAAACGGCTGAAGCGGCGGCAATTCTTGATCAGCTTCGAGCACAACGATTTGAGGAAGGTGTTACGCCTCCAAAAGCAACAGGTACTTTGAATGAAGTGTTGACAGAGCGTCGTAAGGAATTGGCATTTGAAGGTTTCCGCTTGTTTGATTTAAGAAGAAATCATTTGGCAACAACTTCTCAAGCGTTAAATTCAAGTGATGGTCATCTAATGGATATTGCCTCTGCGCAGGCGGGAAGCCCACAGTTTTGGATGCCTATTCCAGTAGATAAGGTTTTGGCTAACCCTAATTTGCAACAGACTCATTATGCAGTAGCAAAACACTAACAGAAATATTTCTTGACCATAGATGGTTTTCAAGACAAGAATAAGTAAAGCACCGAGCATTTTGTTCGGTGCTTTTTGTGTTTTAATATTTCATTGTAGGAATGTTGTGTAACTGTCCATGGAAGAACAATATCCAAATTTTATTCTGCCACCTATCTACTTCGGCTTAAAAGCCAAAGCTTTCACAAAATGTTCCTTTGGCATACCAGTCCTGAAAGGACTTTTTGTAATAGACATGGAATTCATTCCATGGTTAAATGGGCATGAGTAAGTTTTATTTGGTTTGATAAATTGCAATTATAGTTGTGCGACCGCCCCAAAATAAGTGACAAGTGAAGTCCCATGG contains:
- a CDS encoding RagB/SusD family nutrient uptake outer membrane protein → MNIKTYFLGALAAMALGLTSCNLDLDPNFAKKADGIRENPSELLDGTISKLWNENLYGRNEYYGADIGTDNVVPSWNTSGRFTNRVNLTSSPANCDLKPYLGLYQVVESANFILETAPSFFKDDAQLQDLKGQAYFLRALADFKLVKNYGGVPLVNKVMTNDSEETKAFQPKNATPEEIYAQVLADLAKAETMIKNTTDVQHPTVNAVYALRTRVYLFIADEEAGKVNGLTKEQALEEVVKNADKVTGVSLVPAKDFLNYFNGQNSADETIFEFGVTADNSNGTNNQGNLYLHDGYNAFCANPTLLAVFKKGDVRDDFMRKAYHLSSAGDTIKYVFPEKFKEASGVFGLTAPKILRYAEVLLNKAEALAQLNKTAEAAAILDQLRAQRFEEGVTPPKATGTLNEVLTERRKELAFEGFRLFDLRRNHLATTSQALNSSDGHLMDIASAQAGSPQFWMPIPVDKVLANPNLQQTHYAVAKH